The stretch of DNA ACATAGAAACATCCACACAAAAACCGCTTCAGATTATTTTAAGCGGCCAGCCTGAACTTGAACAAAAGGTCAAGCAAAATATAGCTCAACTTGACCAGAGAATCACGGTCAGATGCACACTCAAGCCGCTTTCAAAGGATGAAACAAGGGATTACATTAAATTCAGGTTTTCCAAAGCAAATGGGCGGGTGGATATAACAAAATCAGCCCTTGAGATTGTGTATAAATACAGCGGTGGCATTCCCCGTTTGATAAACAGCATTATGAAACGGGCTTTATTGATGGCTTTTTCTGATAACTCAAAAGCAATTGAGGTTAGACATATAAAAGCAGCAGTTGAATCGTTGGGACTTAAAAAAAATCAGATGCCTATTTTATACATTATTGGAATTTTAATTGCTATAGTGTTGATAGCCTTGATTGTGTATTTTTTTAAAAGGAGTTAGAAGATGAAAAGAAAGGGCTTTACGCTTATAGAGGTTGCCATTGTTTTGGTTATTCTGGGTTTGATTATAGGCCTTGGTATTCCCATGCTAAGGATGCTTGTCAAACAAAATAAGTTAACACAGGATAGAACTTTGGTTAAAGAGGCAAAAGAGGCTTTGATAGGATATGCCTTTGCACACGGTGGTTTTCCAGCTCCAGTAAATAAAAATGGTTATAGAACTCTGCCAGCAAGCAAATTGGGTGTTCCATCAAGAGACGCTGAAGGGCAATCCATAATTTATGATGTTAATGATACATTAACAGACGATGCCACGGGAGGAAATTTAACAACTTTTTGTAATAATGTGAAAAGTGCAATAAGCTCAAACCAGAAACCCCAGATTCAGTATTCTGATGGAACAAAAAAATCAGTAGCTTTTGTTGTTATAAGCAGAGGTTCAAATTACAAACTTGATGATCTGAATAGTAATGCAGCTAAGTGGACTAATGGAACAAGAATTTATGATTCAGATGATCATCCTTACTCTAAAGATTATGATGATATTGTGGTTTCTTATTCTCTGGGGGAGTTGAATAACTGGTGTTTACAGAATATTGGAGAAAGCAGTAGCGGGGGGTTAGGTGGATTTGTTTCTAATTTGGCTAATTTCTTGAACAAATATGCTAATGCAAATAAAGCTCCTGACTCAGGAGATGTTAATTTACCTTCGGGATATAGCTATTCAAAACAGGGTAAAAGAAGAGCTGTAATCGAATACTCTGATAATGGTAAAACTTATGAAGCCACTGTTTCATGGAAAATAAGCGGTGGTATAAACGAGGTAGATATTAAAGTGAGATGAACAACAAAAAACTTTTCTACATTACTCTATCCTCTATACTTATAGCATTCT from Hippea jasoniae encodes:
- a CDS encoding ExeA family protein translates to MKELLEFFELKDEPFRLTPDCDYFFPSSSHSVALKLIEYSLNDPDGFVLLTGSPGMGKTTLIRKLFEKLDEKWETVLIVAPMLKPEELMEAILSDLNLETSSNTAKNFQKLQDYLIALAKDNKKLLLVIDEAQNLPVETLEQIRLLSNIETSTQKPLQIILSGQPELEQKVKQNIAQLDQRITVRCTLKPLSKDETRDYIKFRFSKANGRVDITKSALEIVYKYSGGIPRLINSIMKRALLMAFSDNSKAIEVRHIKAAVESLGLKKNQMPILYIIGILIAIVLIALIVYFFKRS
- a CDS encoding type II secretion system protein produces the protein MKRKGFTLIEVAIVLVILGLIIGLGIPMLRMLVKQNKLTQDRTLVKEAKEALIGYAFAHGGFPAPVNKNGYRTLPASKLGVPSRDAEGQSIIYDVNDTLTDDATGGNLTTFCNNVKSAISSNQKPQIQYSDGTKKSVAFVVISRGSNYKLDDLNSNAAKWTNGTRIYDSDDHPYSKDYDDIVVSYSLGELNNWCLQNIGESSSGGLGGFVSNLANFLNKYANANKAPDSGDVNLPSGYSYSKQGKRRAVIEYSDNGKTYEATVSWKISGGINEVDIKVR